The following are encoded in a window of Amaranthus tricolor cultivar Red isolate AtriRed21 chromosome 2, ASM2621246v1, whole genome shotgun sequence genomic DNA:
- the LOC130805658 gene encoding uncharacterized protein LOC130805658, whose amino-acid sequence MAQIAHQLSNLSKPGGQLPSNIEKNPSGHVNAVTLRSGTTYNPPPMVVVENEEEEVVIEEEAPNEGEMEEQPEPAPEKRKEEINVIKEMPSYAKFLKEVLSNKRKLLEIGVETLRGECNAILECKVSKKEADPGCFTIPVNFGEDLVNKTLADLGATVSIMPTVFMQKHQCGFKPTRMSLQLADRSVRFPVGVVEDFPVQIGKFYVPCDFVIMDIVEDHVIPIILGRDYLKTARAVFDVFNGKLTLNILGEDVEFHLPSRMKGPADESLCRAESGKG is encoded by the exons ATGGCACAGATAGCGCATCAATTAAGCAATCTTTCCAAACCCGGTGGACAGTTGCCAAGCAACATCGAGAAAAACCCCTCCGGGCATGTAAATGCAGTCACACTAAGAAGCGGTACCACCTATAATCCTCCACCCATGGTTGTTGTtgagaatgaagaagaagaggtgGTAATAGAGGAAGAAGCACCCAATGAGGGGGAAATGGAGGAACAACCAGAACCTGCCCCAGAGAAGAGAAAGGAGGAGATTA ATGTTATCAAGGAGATGCCTTCTTATGCAAAATTTCTGAAGGAGGTATTATCTAACAAAAGGAAGCTGTTGGAAATAGGCGTAGAAACACTAAGAGGAGAATGCAACGCTATCTTAGAGTGCAAGGTGTCGAAAAAAGAAGCTGACCCCGGGTGTTTCACCATTCCAGTCAACTTTGGTGAAGATTTGGTCAATAAAACACTTGCTGATTTGGGAGCTACTGTGAGTATCATGCCTACTGTCTTTATGCAAAAGCATCAATGCGGATTCAAGCCAACAAGGATGTCTTTACAGCTAGCCGATAGATCAGTAAGGTTTCCAGTTGGAGTTGTTGAAGATTTTCCAGTTCAAATAGGGAAGTTCTATGTCCCTTGTGATTTTGTGATAATGGATATTGTTGAAGATCATGTCATACCTATCATTCTTGGGAGAGATTATTTGAAGACTGCACGAGCTGTTTTTGATGTATTCAATGGCAAGCTTACATTGAACATCTTGGGGGAGGACGTTGAGTTTCATCTTCCATCAAGGATGAAAGGACCCGCTGATGAATCACTATGCAGAGCAGAAAGTGGCAAGGGTTGA